Genomic DNA from Telopea speciosissima isolate NSW1024214 ecotype Mountain lineage chromosome 2, Tspe_v1, whole genome shotgun sequence:
TTTATCTTACTTCTTATTTTGAAGCTTGTAATTTCACTTTAATTCCAAGGGAGTACATCAGTATAGCTGACTCCCTGACAAGGAAGGCCCTGTCAGTAACATATACGATAGTATGGCCTAATTTCGATCCATGACTAGGAGTTATGTAATTCGCTGCCATGAGCTGTCATGTTTCTTCAATAAATGATTTccttttaccccaaaaaaaaaaaaaaaaaaaaaaaacaactttatAATGTCCTTGACCGTTATGTATAATGGGGTAATGGACTAATCTTATTTACTGAAGTTCAGACTTTATAATGGCCTTGATCGTCTGTATCCACGACGTCAATTTGATACCCCcctaggtgaaggaaaactcggtccaatGTATAATTTGTTCAATATGAGTTATAATAAAGGGTTAGCTTGTTTGTAATCAAGCCGATTACAATAGATTTTTTGTAACCTCTTTTTTATACCCTCGGGCCCATCATTTACACTCTTCCATAAATGAGGTCATTTTGGTACTTTCCTTAGTCCATGTTGCAAAATCACATCATTAACCCTCCCATTATATTTCCATGTCATTGTAAAGGGGGTAAAAAAGTTAAGTTACATCACTAATAGGTTGTAACCCTTATTCTATCTAACACACCACTTTTTAGTTAAGATATTGTCCATACAAAACCAGAATGTTTGATAAACCCTTTAATAATTACTGCGATTACTAATTTAATTAGGTAAGTCAATTAAAACGTAGTTCAGAGCCCAACCCCGGTTTACTGAGCCAGCCCAACGGCCCAGTGCTGGACTTCTACTGTTGTTCCTGAGTATATGAGTACATCACCATCTCTACCCTAAATCATGCCTGGTCAATGTACTTTCTAGtaactaaggctgtgtttggttgcaTTCCTGGGTCAATGTGGGAAAAGAAAGGTATAGGTAAAATGAGGGAAGTGGTTTCCCTTGTAATATTGTTTATTCAAACTTGGGAGGAGGATGGGAAAAGTGAGCAAAGAGGTTTTCTTTACAATGCTTTCACAAATTTTTTGTTGGACAAACTGTGGGAAACACCTTCCCATATTGCCTTGGAGATGGAATTCTTTTGGAAAGCAGCTAAATGCACTGCAAAGGTTACTTCAATATAAAAATCAGCCTGAAACTCCATAGGCTTGCCTGCTAAGGATTCGCCAGTGACTAATGTCCAGTAAATTGGGCTTGTAGCATTGCAGCAAAGCTGGGATGAAATGGTCGCAAAAATGCTAATCCTAACACAACCCAGATTCAGACTAGGTAAGTTTGAGGCTGGATGGCAGTTGGGATCATCAATTGCACCCTTGAAGTGTGACTAACTGACATCTGTGAACAAAGAGGCCTTGAATATTGTTTAAACTCTGCACCCAGCCGCCATGGTCCTCACATGTAAGAGACTAGTGTGTTAAACACCAGAGTAGCGCTTGACTCACTGAATTAATCAGATTACTGGTAAGGATATCAATACATGTTGATTGAAAAACCTCCAAGAAACATCTGCTATTACCAACGTCATTCCACAAGTCTAAAATCCTGTACAAGCAAAAGATTTCTTAATTGTTTTGCTCCAGGAGTTGGAGATGAAGGTTTCATAGTACCTCCAAGAAAGAATGCAGGACAATCACAACCAACAGGAGACACGGAGACCACAAAATCTAGCACCACGAATAACCTGCTGAATCTGAGGAGGCTGCTATGATAAGGCAGACAAATAGGAAGAGAGacacaagaaaaaataaaaacaaagatgaAACCTCTGTTGAAACAGGCCTAGCTTTGTGCGTAAATAAACCGGAAGATAAATTAATCATAATGATAATCAATTACAACAGGCCCCTTGATCGGCAGAAGTGATGCTAATACCTTAAAGAACCTAATTGCAGATTTCCTGGTTTCTAGTAAATTATGTTTTCTTCTGAGCAGTGATGGAAGGTAGAAGTGTTCCGAAAACCTTGTCCCATAGTGAAGATGTTATCCCAAAGCCCTTATTTTGAATCCTGAAGTGATGGTTCAAGTGATACTTCTGTataaacaagcaaggaaaccACAACCATCAGTGTAATTATATGAAATTCTCATTAGTTTACTATTCTAGAAATCATCTAGTCatcaatgaaagatatttttctaCAGGCAAACGAGGGAAAGAGTTGTTCTGAGAGAAATAGTGAAGATACAGAATGTCAGGACCAATCATCCATGGGTGATGGGGTTAGAGCCAACTTACAGTACCAGTTAGGGCCTTTAAATTGATTTTATACATACAACTAAGCATGAAAGTTAGTTATTTTGAACAACATGGCTATGCAGCGGGTTTACGTGCTTGAATAGACTACAACCAAAGTCATGGCTCCTCTAAACATAAAAGGGCAACCCCCTATTAAAACCACCAAAAGAAGTACCTCACCGCACTTATGAAGAAGTAGGAGTTTAATCAGTTCTCTTTCAGACAtatgaggggagggggggggaaagaaGCACCATCCAAAATTGTTTTTCCATTCAACAAATAGGAGAAAATCCTCAGAAATAAACCTTCCATGCAATGTAGGATGTATCCATGAAAAACAATCCTTACAAACAGTGTTTTGGTAAAGACGTTTATGTGATTGTGTCTATTTAACCTAAAAGTCTCATTTCTAGATTAAGCATGGTCGGTCCCAAGTCTGATTAACCACTTAACATGCACCAAATTTACAATACAAGCAGGAGGAAGGGTTTCTCCTTTAGTCTTATTCTGACACAATATTCCTCCTAAATAATATTATTtccacaaaagaaaataaactcaTTTCACTTTATTACTCACCTTCAGTTTTCGAGGCACTTCCGTAGATGGCTTTCCATGGTGGAGGTAGTAGTGGGTAACGTCATACATTACATAGCCCAACAAGATGCCACCAAACAAAGCAGGAGTAGTAGAAGGAGTGGCTACAAGTTTAAGCAGGTTCCAGAACTGGTAGTAATAAACAGCAATGAATCAGAGAATAATAAAAGCAATACCCAAACAGGCAAGGTTTCCCTATGCGGGCATGCCAAGAGAGGTATCTCTTGATGAATGCCCTTAGGTGCTTTGAACTGCCACTTCTCAGTTTAGTAGTTGTTCCAGCCCAAAAGCACCACACCATGTGGCACAATCAAAAGGTCAACTTTAATCAAGATTTGGATGATTGATGATTTAAAAAAAGATTCAATGTATGGTGGGCCAAACAATTTAGTTTGGCTTCAAAATTTGAAGATCAGCAATCCACAGTCTCTCATCTATCCAACAGTTAAATTTTCACATCACCCCTTCACTGATTCCAACTTAACTCACAAAGCCTTAATCCCAACTGTAAAGGATCCATGGTAAAAGGTTTGGCTAAGGTTCTCAGAAAGGAAGAATATCCACTAGATGGTGAGTCATCCAGTAGAGATGAgccttcaaatttgaattttaaacaATCCAACAGTTGTTATATCTACTGAAGTGTTGGAATAGTCACATCAGACCTCACACGGCAGAAATAAACCACTCAGCAAGAGATGACTCTCTAGACATGTTTTTCTTGAGAACCTTTTGCCTTTTCAAAGTATAAAAAGTTAACTACTCTTTGCTCCCACCCTCTTTTTCCAATTTTGGGAGAGAAGATAAATGATTCAACAACACAGGAAAAAACAAGTTTGGTAGAACCTTAATATTTACATAGGAACTTTGCAGCATGGTGAGGAAAAAGGTGAAGATAAAGTTCATAGTCATTTATCATGGCGATAGCCTTCTTTTGGAGGCCCATGAGCATGATAATATATGTTTTATGTCTATGCATGAAGTAGGGTACACATGATTAGTTGACTGTTCCAGAATTATCACAGATATCCTATCTATCCAATGCTCTGCATATTCATGTGGAAACTTGTGTTGTTAATTTTTCTAGCTTGCAAAAAACAACTTCACTCTCCAAAACAAGCCCATGGAAAGTGGAAAGGTGTGGAAGGGAGCATGCAACATACCAGTAGAGAGAGAACAGCTGTTCCAGCAGGAGGAAAAACAAGACGTAATGCATCCATGGGGTGCTTATGATGGCAACCATGAAGAAGATAATGCATAGTATTGCCCCTGCAGAAAGAGCTCAATAATCTTTAGTAGTTCTTTGCTACTCCCAATCACAGAAATAGCTGAGTGAACATTGGaagtgagggggggggggggggagagaagggGGAGTACCAATAACTTTTTGTTTCAATGTGGAAAAGGAAGCGGTGCAAAGTGTATTCTAGTAAAGTCCATATAAATATCCCACTAGCAACCAATAGAGATACTTGAGGAAGTGTATGGCCCATCAGGATACATGTAAAGATGCACCAAAACACAACTGGAAGCCAAATGACGGGAATCACCCACCATACCGTCTGAGTCAAGAACTGTTTCAAGTggcaaaagaatcaaaaggccGATTTCACAAGCAGAAAGAAGCAAATAGAGGAAACAGCAAGTGATGAGAGTTTCAGTTAACCTTCAAACcagacaaaacaaaaaaggaatgaGAGTTCCAAGAAGCATCTCCTATTTACACCATTCCTAGCTAGTTGCGTAATTCCTTGTGCAAATAAATATGTGAAAAATTATGTAAGCACATGAATATGGTAGTGGGGAATTTTCGTTTAGAAAGAGATTCTGTAACAATTATTACctacttttttcttcttttcatataTCCTATTACCTACctattttagagagagagaaagagagagggtaCCTCCCAGAAGTCACTAGCAAAAAAACGTGGGCCTTCCTTCGTAACAATGGGCTGATGAACCCATTCTTGGTAGGATTCACCAAGATGGCCAACCTATGAAGGATTTTACAAGGTTAATACCAAATGAATGAAAGATAGAGGCATAATACAGTCAATtgcaataaaaaagaaaatgagggtgCAACTTGGTTGGGCTGGGTTGTGGAATTGGTAATTGTGAATAGAGCAGACCTCGAGGAACAACTAATTGTAGTTTCAATCTGAGTCTGAATTTCTCATGGGCCAGGCAGATTTGCacaactttttttcctttttctgtgtCGGATTTTGTACACCTAGTTTAGACTTTAAACGAGATATTAATGAAGAAACTCAAATGCAGACAATGAACTcaggattttttttgttgggaggGGGGTGTATAGGCAGGAGATTAAACAGAACCGAACAGAATACAAAGAAGCAATCATGCTCTCAAAGTAGAGAGATACGGCATAACAACACCATCCCACCAAAGGGGGATAAAGCGAGAGAGGCACTAAAGCAATCCTTAGAGAGATGTAAAACTTGAGCACCCAACAAACATTTTGAAGTTTTGATGAGATTGTGGTCTACATCACCTGACCCAAATTGGAATGTACCTGGTCTAAGTCAAAATGCACATGCCATTTTATCCTATCATGTAAAATTATTGCTTTTAGAGCCTTCACAATGGTCATTCTGTTGGATACCCTCACATCAGTTCATCTGACACAGTCAATGGACAGGGTGGTTCACACCAATGTCGAATTTGATTAGCTGATTGACTCTTTGATCCTTGGACATGATAACCGCCAACATGTTAATAGAACAAGCAAAGCCATGGCACCCGATAAAATATTCTACAACCATTGGAAAAAACAAACAGGATTTTTTCAAGATtcaagaataaaagaaataataaaggaaatgaaaaaCAACCTGGAAGACAAGAGGTTTGCTCAAGTCCACGGTAAAGCCCTGTGCAACCATGCTTTGCACGTTATGTCACTGTAGGTatactaaaaaaaattagagatcaaatatatcaaacaaaaattagaacaaaaaGGAATGAGGAGAGGACAGAGGAATGTACATGGAGACTATAAGGAGAAGAGTTTATTAGGGATGATTTTTTTGATTAGACATCTTCCATTTTATTTGAAGGAGTGGAGGAATAAGGGTGGAGTTGAAAGGTTTGTTATTTACAAGAgcaaagaaacataaataaatcaTCCAAACGCTGGTAGTGCTCTGGGGTTCGCCAAGAATAAAATTAATTTATTGGCCAAAAAAAGTCTGATTGGTATCCTGTCCTATATGCATACATGCAGAAGTACAAAATCAACAGCACTATCCTTTTACGCAATACATTAAATATTCAACAGGATAAAAAGGTTTCAATCACCCAGGAGTGAACAGATAATGCCTAAACACAATAAACCTGTAAAAGCCCGTCCTTCCAGAGACTAAGCTGTAGTAAATTTGATAATGGGAAAGATATCTTGTGGTCTACGATGTAGTTTTCCACTTAAGCTATTGTCGCCTAGTAGTTTCAATGAAAAGGTATGGGAAAAGTGGCCTAGTCCACAAAGTTAGGCTACCTAGAAAGTTTCAAAGTCACTCTACCTCAACAGATACCGGTTCTAAACTTCTAATAAATTTGATCCCATGGGTGGACTGAAAGATACAAGTCTACTTGGATAACTCCCAGAGATCACTTCAACATCCGCATAAACATAGATAACGCATTTGATCTA
This window encodes:
- the LOC122652331 gene encoding dihydroceramide fatty acyl 2-hydroxylase FAH1-like is translated as MVAQGFTVDLSKPLVFQVGHLGESYQEWVHQPIVTKEGPRFFASDFWEFLTQTVWWVIPVIWLPVVFWCIFTCILMGHTLPQVSLLVASGIFIWTLLEYTLHRFLFHIETKSYWGNTMHYLLHGCHHKHPMDALRLVFPPAGTAVLSLLFWNLLKLVATPSTTPALFGGILLGYVMYDVTHYYLHHGKPSTEVPRKLKKYHLNHHFRIQNKGFGITSSLWDKVFGTLLPSITAQKKT